One window of the Pseudomonas lurida genome contains the following:
- a CDS encoding TetR/AcrR family transcriptional regulator yields MSDKKAQTRERILQAASAALIQRGPAEPSVGEVMGAAGLTVGGFYAHFESKDALMLEAFTQLLAKRRASIDDMDSQLTGEERRSLVAAFYLSRKHRDSTAQACPIPATVGEMSRLPETFRQALNEHCELMAAQLAASPEDTDKALADMALMIGGLSLARALGPGELSDRVLRAAKSAVR; encoded by the coding sequence ATGAGCGATAAAAAAGCGCAAACCCGCGAACGTATTCTGCAGGCCGCCAGCGCGGCGTTGATCCAGCGCGGCCCGGCCGAGCCGAGTGTGGGGGAAGTCATGGGGGCGGCGGGGCTGACCGTCGGTGGTTTCTACGCCCACTTTGAAAGCAAGGACGCGCTGATGCTGGAGGCCTTCACTCAGCTGCTGGCCAAGCGTCGTGCGTCGATTGACGACATGGATTCACAGCTGACGGGAGAAGAGCGCAGAAGCCTGGTGGCGGCCTTCTACCTGTCGCGCAAGCACCGTGACTCAACCGCCCAGGCTTGCCCGATCCCGGCGACCGTCGGCGAGATGAGCCGTCTACCGGAAACGTTTCGCCAGGCACTGAATGAGCACTGCGAACTGATGGCGGCCCAATTGGCTGCCAGCCCCGAGGACACCGACAAAGCGCTGGCTGACATGGCGCTGATGATCGGTGGCCTGTCCTTGGCTCGCGCGTTAGGGCCGGGGGAATTGTCTGACCGTGTGCTGCGCGCTGCCAAATCGGCCGTGCGCTAG